In Agarivorans gilvus, one genomic interval encodes:
- a CDS encoding TAT leader-containing periplasmic protein: protein MADFPVTFEPAEQLKLKASEQQIFWWFIPAFLDGVIEPQDSQAKRALLQRIDQAFQSLSSATQAELRQLLELLASRAGWLLLSAGLTPLSELSLQQRLLLLEQWQQHYLQLLRQAYQGLHEIIYAAWYGDPTTWPAISYQLPVAAKVLFDDQ from the coding sequence GTGGCCGATTTTCCTGTGACATTTGAGCCTGCCGAACAGTTGAAGCTAAAGGCTTCGGAACAGCAGATTTTCTGGTGGTTTATTCCCGCTTTCCTAGATGGTGTAATCGAGCCTCAAGATAGCCAAGCTAAACGCGCCTTACTGCAACGGATCGACCAAGCCTTTCAAAGTTTAAGCTCTGCTACTCAAGCCGAATTACGACAATTGCTTGAACTACTGGCTTCACGAGCTGGCTGGTTATTGTTAAGTGCTGGCCTCACGCCTCTGAGTGAGCTTAGCCTGCAACAACGCCTACTTTTGCTTGAGCAATGGCAGCAGCATTATTTGCAACTATTGCGTCAGGCTTATCAAGGTTTGCATGAAATCATCTATGCGGCCTGGTATGGCGACCCCACTACCTGGCCTGCTATCTCTTATCAACTGCCTGTCGCTGCCAAGGTGTTATTTGATGATCAGTGA
- a CDS encoding GMC family oxidoreductase: protein MMISDPITQGLASAWQHLDGALQQDAQHLECDVLIVGSGAGGGMCAQVLAEAGLAVILVEQGPLKSSQDFKLQERYAYPDLYQESAARKTKDKAIRIFQGRCVGGSTTVNWTTSLRTPEPTLQHWQQHWGLSPLSGAALAPYFAKAEQMLNIQPWLNHNPNNALLAKGCEKLNWSYQSIPRNVKQCWDLGYCGMGCPTNAKQSMLVTAIPAALNAGARILSRFSVERLLIKQQQLQGASLQALDAKLRPSGITVTVRARQVVLAAGAIGSPAVLLRSKVPDPYQLVGKRTFLHPSVMSGALFTQTVNSHQGAPQSVYSDHFVWQDGAEGECGYKMEVPPVHPILLATTLSGFGHFHQQLMARYPHLQVTIALLRDGFHPDSPGGTVQLREDGSPVLDYPLHEFMWRGARRALLSMAELQFAAGARRVFPLHEQARLYRSWSEAKQAIASLPMQALATRLASAHVMGGCAMGGDERSSLVDHQGQYRWLSGLTVIDGSVFPTSLGANPQLTIYALALRNAELLVKRLRG from the coding sequence TTGATGATCAGTGACCCGATAACGCAAGGCTTGGCCAGCGCTTGGCAGCATTTAGACGGTGCGCTGCAGCAAGACGCGCAACACTTAGAGTGCGATGTGCTTATTGTGGGCAGTGGTGCGGGCGGCGGTATGTGTGCACAGGTGCTGGCCGAAGCTGGTTTGGCGGTGATTTTGGTTGAGCAGGGACCGCTTAAGAGTAGCCAAGATTTTAAGCTGCAAGAGCGTTATGCCTATCCCGATCTCTACCAAGAGTCGGCGGCGCGAAAAACTAAGGATAAGGCAATTCGCATTTTCCAAGGGCGTTGTGTGGGTGGTTCCACTACGGTGAACTGGACAACCTCGCTGCGCACGCCTGAGCCCACCTTACAACATTGGCAGCAACATTGGGGTTTAAGTCCGCTCAGTGGAGCCGCTTTGGCTCCCTATTTTGCAAAAGCTGAACAGATGCTGAACATTCAGCCTTGGTTAAACCACAACCCCAACAATGCGCTGTTGGCTAAAGGCTGTGAAAAATTGAATTGGTCTTACCAAAGTATTCCGCGCAACGTAAAGCAGTGCTGGGATCTGGGTTACTGTGGCATGGGTTGTCCCACTAATGCGAAACAATCGATGCTGGTCACGGCCATACCTGCGGCTTTGAATGCTGGAGCACGAATATTAAGTCGCTTTAGTGTAGAGCGTTTACTGATTAAGCAGCAACAGTTGCAAGGCGCCAGTTTACAGGCCTTGGATGCTAAGCTTCGCCCTAGCGGAATCACCGTGACGGTGCGGGCGCGACAGGTGGTCTTGGCCGCTGGGGCGATAGGTTCTCCAGCGGTGTTGTTGCGCTCCAAGGTGCCCGATCCCTACCAGTTGGTGGGCAAGCGTACTTTTCTTCATCCCAGTGTGATGAGCGGAGCCTTATTTACGCAAACAGTGAATAGCCATCAGGGGGCGCCGCAATCGGTCTATTCCGATCATTTTGTTTGGCAAGATGGCGCTGAAGGTGAGTGCGGATATAAGATGGAAGTGCCGCCGGTCCATCCTATTTTGTTAGCCACTACACTCAGCGGCTTTGGTCATTTTCACCAACAGCTGATGGCGCGTTACCCACATCTTCAAGTTACCATTGCCTTATTACGGGATGGCTTTCATCCAGATAGCCCAGGTGGAACAGTGCAGCTGCGTGAGGATGGTAGTCCGGTGTTAGATTATCCCTTGCATGAGTTTATGTGGCGTGGCGCTCGACGGGCTTTGCTAAGCATGGCCGAATTGCAGTTTGCTGCGGGGGCTCGCCGAGTATTTCCCTTACACGAGCAAGCGCGCTTATATCGCTCGTGGTCAGAAGCCAAACAGGCCATTGCTAGTTTGCCGATGCAGGCGCTAGCCACGCGCCTAGCCTCGGCCCATGTTATGGGCGGCTGCGCGATGGGCGGTGATGAACGTAGCTCCTTGGTGGATCATCAAGGGCAATACCGTTGGTTGTCGGGTTTAACGGTAATAGACGGTTCGGTGTTTCCTACCAGCCTAGGAGCCAATCCCCAACTGACCATTTACGCCTTGGCCTTAAGAAATGCTGAGTTGTTGGTTAAACGTTTGCGAGGCTAG
- a CDS encoding secondary thiamine-phosphate synthase enzyme YjbQ has translation MWLQRRLTLSAKTRGFHLVTAELVAQLPELHQIKQGLCHLLLQHTSASLSLNENADPSVRSDLEAYINRLVPENAAYFEHIYEGADDMPAHIKASLLGCQLSLPISNGQLALGTWQGIYLGEHRNYGGERHILASLHGE, from the coding sequence ATGTGGTTACAACGAAGGCTGACACTATCAGCTAAAACCCGAGGCTTTCATTTGGTGACGGCCGAGTTGGTGGCGCAGTTACCCGAGTTGCATCAGATAAAGCAGGGTTTGTGTCATTTATTACTACAACATACCAGTGCCAGCTTAAGCTTAAACGAGAATGCCGATCCTAGTGTGCGCAGTGATTTAGAAGCCTACATTAATCGCTTAGTACCGGAAAATGCCGCTTATTTTGAGCATATTTATGAAGGGGCCGACGACATGCCGGCACATATTAAAGCCAGCTTATTGGGTTGCCAGCTCAGTCTACCGATCAGTAATGGCCAATTAGCCTTAGGTACTTGGCAGGGGATTTACCTCGGTGAACACCGAAACTATGGAGGAGAGCGCCATATACTAGCCAGCTTACATGGCGAATAG
- a CDS encoding sulfite exporter TauE/SafE family protein, whose translation MLTLAACLLIFIGSLVQYTIGFGLAVIAAPLLFQLSPLYVPGPVIIVALFVSGLSAYEHRASISLAGLKSAILGRIPGSVAGAALLLWADPASLSFWLGLSVLIAVAISLFPLRIAPTPKRLAIAGFLSGFMGTSSSIGGPPMALLLQHQQAHYLRANLSAFFVASCLISLLVQIPIGYMSWTHLQVSLPLIPAALFGAWVARRYGKKIPQQWMRHFSLALCALSGGSAILAYFFVH comes from the coding sequence TTGTTAACACTAGCCGCTTGTCTGCTGATATTTATCGGCTCCTTGGTACAGTACACCATTGGTTTTGGCTTAGCGGTCATTGCCGCGCCGCTGCTGTTTCAGCTATCACCCCTCTATGTGCCAGGGCCGGTGATTATTGTGGCACTGTTTGTCTCAGGCTTAAGCGCCTATGAACATCGTGCCAGTATTTCGCTGGCGGGCTTAAAGTCGGCCATTCTAGGGCGCATTCCCGGCTCAGTAGCAGGGGCTGCGCTGCTGCTTTGGGCTGATCCAGCCAGCCTATCGTTTTGGCTGGGTCTATCGGTACTCATTGCCGTGGCCATTAGTTTGTTTCCCTTACGCATTGCCCCCACCCCAAAACGGCTGGCTATCGCCGGTTTTCTATCAGGTTTCATGGGAACCAGCAGCTCCATCGGTGGCCCGCCCATGGCCTTGCTGCTACAGCATCAGCAGGCTCACTATTTACGCGCCAACCTATCGGCCTTTTTTGTCGCCAGCTGCCTTATCTCGTTGCTGGTACAAATCCCTATTGGTTACATGTCTTGGACTCATCTACAAGTCAGCTTACCGCTGATCCCCGCAGCCTTATTCGGCGCTTGGGTGGCGCGGCGTTATGGCAAAAAAATACCGCAACAATGGATGCGGCATTTTTCGCTGGCGCTGTGTGCGCTTTCTGGCGGTAGCGCAATCTTGGCTTATTTCTTTGTCCACTAA
- a CDS encoding oxidoreductase produces MLNVGIIGFGLSGRVFHGPLISAHPQLNLLAIASSRQQEIADSYPQALCLSSDELIAHPDIDIVVIASPNSLHAAQAKQALLAGKHVVVEKPLAVTSEQCLELQAIAEQSGKCLSVFHNRRWDSDFLTIQQLLASQSLGEVHSYRAHFHRYRPEVKQRWKELDPQGGGVLYDLGAHLIDQALCLFGKPERLWAYLASQRKGAVAPDCFDLHLVYPDKKVQLCCSSLVIEPGPRFQIHGSKGSYAKWGLDPQEQQLNAGLSPKAATFGADSNRSEIHLASQASLHKPLKPGNYLAFYDNFVKAVNDGTPLAVTASQAAEVIKIIELAMHSHQQQTLVTVP; encoded by the coding sequence ATGTTAAACGTTGGAATTATTGGATTTGGTTTATCCGGCCGGGTATTTCATGGCCCGCTAATTAGCGCCCACCCTCAACTCAATTTATTGGCCATTGCCAGCTCTCGCCAGCAGGAGATTGCCGACAGCTACCCGCAGGCGCTATGCTTAAGCAGCGATGAGCTAATTGCCCACCCCGACATCGACATCGTGGTGATTGCCAGCCCCAATTCGCTGCATGCCGCACAAGCCAAGCAGGCTTTACTGGCGGGTAAACACGTAGTGGTAGAGAAACCTCTGGCGGTTACTAGCGAGCAGTGCCTGGAGCTACAAGCCATTGCCGAACAAAGCGGTAAGTGTTTGAGCGTATTTCATAACCGCCGCTGGGACAGCGACTTTCTTACCATTCAGCAATTACTGGCCAGCCAAAGCTTAGGGGAGGTGCATAGCTACCGCGCCCATTTCCACCGTTATCGCCCGGAAGTGAAGCAACGCTGGAAAGAACTGGATCCTCAAGGAGGCGGGGTACTCTATGATTTAGGCGCTCATCTCATCGATCAAGCCCTGTGTTTGTTTGGCAAACCCGAGCGGCTCTGGGCCTATCTAGCCAGCCAACGTAAGGGCGCAGTGGCTCCAGACTGCTTTGACCTACATCTGGTTTATCCTGACAAAAAAGTACAACTGTGCTGTAGCTCTTTGGTGATAGAGCCGGGGCCTCGTTTTCAAATTCACGGCAGCAAAGGTTCCTATGCCAAATGGGGCTTAGATCCTCAAGAGCAACAACTCAACGCTGGCTTATCTCCCAAGGCAGCCACCTTTGGTGCCGACAGTAATCGCAGCGAAATACATCTGGCAAGTCAGGCCAGCTTACATAAGCCGCTGAAGCCGGGCAATTACCTCGCCTTCTACGACAACTTTGTTAAGGCAGTTAACGATGGAACGCCTTTAGCGGTAACGGCTAGCCAAGCTGCTGAGGTGATTAAAATCATCGAGCTGGCGATGCACAGCCACCAGCAACAAACTCTCGTTACGGTGCCATAA